A stretch of Rhododendron vialii isolate Sample 1 chromosome 4a, ASM3025357v1 DNA encodes these proteins:
- the LOC131323701 gene encoding disease resistance protein RFL1-like translates to MCTPQGIIEKLGCLAFDEAVKAAIKAGKYVIHYKTNLENLQAEMGSLKDRSEIIEENVCVANQRGEEVYNAVLHWRTEVNRMTRDVQELVGQSSGTGNMSCLACSCPNIKRRYRLSKQAEEKIAGVQKLTQDSHFDEISHARPSPSELEFPSNKNYINLDSRAPVFKDIVDALKDPSVNVIGVHGLGGVGKTTLVEEVGKKMRHDGTFKQVPLAVVSKDLNVKEIQSKLADRLDIELDATSAEKGRATKLWNKFINGEKYLVILDDIWEEVDIKAIGIPLVNGSTTGCKVLLTSRNENLLTRMKVDRSFPIAELPMPEAWTLFKKLTGNSIDESRPEIYYLACEVCKKCKGLPVAINALGAALKGKPDHAWKNALDNLERHMITNIEGINPSVLASLKLSYDMLWSSDAKSCFLLCCLYPKDVETSIDDLARHCLTRCLLSQNPRTLEEARDAVRTLVGSLKSASLLLNDNDENVVRIHDVIRDVGISIARKEEAFLIDHGAVRWPRNPINGPRYSAISLRAEKIKGLPNELTCPQLHTLMFVNSKFSYLKVPDNFFSGMKQLTVLILCRMSLQKLPSSLAKLSSLGMLCLEHC, encoded by the coding sequence ATGTGTACTCCTCAAGGCATAATTGAGAAGTTGGGATGTCTGGCCTTTGATGAAGCGGTCAAAGCAGCAATCAAGGCAGGGAAATATGTTATTCACTACAAGACAAACCTCGAAAATCTGCAAGCTGAAATGGGAAGTCTTAAAGATCGTAGcgaaataattgaagaaaacgTTTGTGTGGCCAATCAACGCGGTGAAGAGGTTTATAATGCTGTTTTGCATTGGCGCACGGAGGTGAACAGGATGACACGTGATGTTCAGGAACTTGTGGGGCAGAGCAGTGGTACGGGAAACATGAGTTGCCTTGCGTGCTCATGTCCTAACATCAAGCGGCGTTACAGACTGAGCAAACAAGCCGAAGAGAAGATAGCGGGTGTCCAAAAACTCACTCAAGATAGCCATTTTGATGAAATTTCACACGCTAGGCCGTCTCCTTCAGAACTTGAGTTCCCATCCAACAAGAATTACATTAACTTGGACTCTAGAGCACCGGTCTTCAAGGATATCGTGGATGCATTAAAAGATCCCAGTGTTAATGTTATTGGTGTACACGGGTTAGGAGGCGTCGGTAAGACCACGTTAGTTGAGGAGGTGGGCAAGAAAATGCGACACGATGGAACTTTTAAGCAAGTCCCACTAGCAGTTGTCTCTAAGGATCTCAATGTGAAGGAAATACAATCAAAATTAGCTGACAGATTGGATATTGAATTGGATGCCACAAGTGCTGAAAAAGGAAGAGCAACTAAGTTGTGGAATAAATTCATCAACGGGGAGAAATATCTCGTCATATTGGACGATATTTGGGAAGAGGTGGACATTAAAGCTATTGGTATTCCTCTCGTAAATGGGTCGACGACAGGCTGCAAAGTTTTGCTAACATCTCGAAATGAAAATTTGTTAACTAGAATGAAAGTCGATAGAAGTTTCCCAATTGCAGAACTACCGATGCCAGAAGCATGGACCCTATTCAAGAAACTAACGGGAAATTCTATTGATGAGTCTCGGCCAGAAATATATTATCTAGCGTGTGAAGTGTGCAAAAAATGTAAAGGTTTGCCAGTTGCCATAAATGCACTTGGAGCAGCGTTAAAAGGTAAGCCAGATCATGCATGGAAAAATGCACTGGATAACCTTGAGAGGCACATGATCACGAACATTGAGGGCATTAACCCAAGTGTTTTGGCTTCTTTAAAGTTGAGCTACGATATGTTGTGGTCCTCGGATGCAAAATCTTGTTTCTTGCTATGTTGTTTGTATCCTAAAGATGTTGAGACTTCAATCGATGACTTGGCGAGACATTGCTTAACGAGGTGTTTGCTCTCTCAAAACCCGCGTACGCTAGAGGAAGCAAGAGATGCTGTACGTACCCTGGTTGGTTCCCTCAAATCTGCTTCTCTGCTGTTAAATGACAATGATGAAAATGTTGTAAGGATACATGATGTCATAAGAGATGTTGGCATCTCAATCGCACGCAAGGAAGAAGCATTTCTTATCGATCATGGTGCTGTTCGATGGCCTCGTAATCCTATTAATGGGCCTCGGTACTCAGCAATCTCATTAAGAGCTGAAAAAATTAAAGGGCTTCCGAATGAGTTGACATGTCCGCAACTCCACACCTTGATGTTCGTCAATAGCAAATTTTCATATCTTAAAGTTCCAGACAATTTTTTTAGTGGGATGAAGCAACTTACAGTGTTAATTTTATGTCGAATGAGTTTGCAGAAACTACCATCATCGCTCGCAAAATTATCAAGCCTTGGAATGTTATGTCTGGAACATTGCTAG